In one Planctomycetota bacterium genomic region, the following are encoded:
- the floA gene encoding flotillin-like protein FloA (flotillin-like protein involved in membrane lipid rafts): protein MTIVVVAAIIVAFIIAIILFRFGFLWLQAFLSGAHVGIFELIGMWFRKVSAHIVVINRINAVKAGLNITTAKLEAHYLAGGNVTKVVRAVIAANKAGINLTSERAMAIDLAGRDVLEAVHTSVLPKVIDVPNPQKGRETIDAVAKDGIQVKVKARVTVRTNLDRLVGGATEETVIARVGEGIVTSIGSSQSYKAVLENPDNISKKVLEKGLDAGTAFEILSIDIADVDVGDNIGAKLQTDQAEADLKIARAKAETRRALAVAQEQEMKAKTQEMRAHVVEAEAEVPKALAFAFREGRLGVMDYYNLRNIQADTEMRDSIAKPRTDADKDHPKPGK from the coding sequence ATGACAATCGTGGTGGTGGCGGCAATAATCGTTGCTTTTATCATTGCGATAATACTTTTTCGCTTTGGGTTCCTGTGGCTCCAGGCGTTTCTTTCAGGGGCTCATGTCGGGATATTCGAGCTTATCGGCATGTGGTTCAGGAAAGTAAGCGCGCATATCGTAGTGATTAACCGGATTAATGCGGTTAAAGCTGGCCTCAATATCACAACCGCAAAACTGGAAGCGCATTACCTTGCCGGCGGTAACGTTACGAAAGTCGTCCGTGCGGTTATTGCCGCCAATAAAGCCGGAATTAATCTGACCAGCGAACGGGCAATGGCAATCGATTTAGCCGGTCGTGATGTCCTGGAAGCGGTGCACACAAGTGTTTTGCCTAAAGTTATTGATGTACCGAACCCGCAAAAAGGGCGCGAGACAATAGATGCGGTTGCCAAAGATGGTATTCAGGTTAAGGTAAAGGCGCGCGTTACCGTAAGGACAAACCTCGATAGGTTGGTCGGCGGCGCAACCGAAGAAACGGTTATCGCACGCGTAGGAGAAGGCATCGTCACCAGTATCGGGTCTTCCCAATCTTATAAAGCTGTTTTAGAAAACCCGGATAATATTTCCAAGAAAGTCCTGGAAAAAGGGCTGGATGCGGGAACTGCTTTTGAAATTCTTTCCATTGATATTGCCGATGTTGATGTAGGTGATAATATCGGAGCCAAACTGCAAACCGATCAGGCGGAAGCCGACCTGAAAATCGCCCGAGCTAAGGCAGAAACCCGCCGTGCACTGGCAGTCGCACAGGAACAGGAAATGAAAGCCAAAACGCAGGAAATGCGCGCTCATGTCGTGGAAGCCGAAGCAGAAGTTCCCAAGGCGCTGGCATTCGCATTCCGTGAAGGAAGGCTCGGCGTAATGGATTATTATAATTTGCGTAATATTCAGGCTGATACAGAAATGCGCGATTCCATTGCTAAACCCAGAACGGATGCTGATAAAGACCATCCGAAACCTGGCAAATAA